In the Rhizobium sp. BT03 genome, one interval contains:
- a CDS encoding DNA-binding protein — translation MTSHVLQFTKLSDRDRKAVAPMPNLAEGDQLELRIRRESGQLQTLSLPASALAPVEALLDHLLRGERVALLTEDQELSPADASTILGISRPLVVLRMDRGDLPFRYVGKHRRAKLKDVLSLKAKLDARQKSLDALAEDTEDLIVNHGL, via the coding sequence ATGACCAGCCATGTTCTTCAATTTACCAAATTGTCGGATCGCGACCGCAAGGCCGTCGCGCCTATGCCAAATCTGGCGGAGGGCGACCAACTGGAACTACGGATTCGCCGTGAAAGTGGACAACTTCAAACCCTTTCTCTTCCAGCCTCGGCTCTCGCGCCTGTCGAGGCACTCCTCGATCATCTGTTGCGCGGCGAACGTGTTGCCCTGCTCACGGAAGATCAGGAATTGAGCCCGGCCGACGCCTCCACCATCCTCGGCATCTCACGTCCTCTCGTGGTGCTGCGCATGGATCGCGGCGATCTGCCCTTCCGCTATGTCGGCAAGCACCGCCGAGCCAAGTTGAAGGATGTTCTCTCGCTCAAGGCCAAGCTCGATGCTCGCCAGAAAAGCCTCGACGCGCTGGCCGAGGACACAGAGGATCTGATCGTCAATCATGGCCTCTAA
- a CDS encoding PIN domain-containing protein, with amino-acid sequence MASKPPVAVYDACVLYPFHLRNVLVQCAFDGLVDARWTDDIHAEWIRNLAIGSPEIPFPRLEATRDRIKKVLPDADVGNHRILIPDLSLPDPDDRHVLAAAIAGKASVIVTWNLKDFPAADLRPHGVACVSPDNFLVGLHSTFSSALIDSIRRARLNLRKTVPAVHEFIDALDHQGLRAFSVVLREKAAQLD; translated from the coding sequence ATGGCCTCTAAGCCGCCTGTCGCGGTCTATGATGCCTGCGTCCTCTACCCTTTCCATTTGCGTAATGTCTTGGTCCAGTGTGCTTTCGACGGTCTCGTCGACGCACGCTGGACCGACGACATCCACGCCGAGTGGATTCGCAATCTGGCCATCGGCTCACCCGAGATACCCTTCCCCCGTCTGGAAGCGACCCGTGATCGGATCAAAAAAGTCTTGCCCGATGCCGATGTCGGCAACCACCGAATTCTCATCCCCGACCTCTCGCTACCGGATCCGGATGATCGTCATGTTTTAGCTGCAGCCATCGCCGGAAAGGCTTCTGTGATTGTCACGTGGAATCTCAAGGATTTCCCAGCCGCGGACCTTCGGCCTCATGGGGTGGCCTGCGTATCGCCAGACAATTTCCTCGTGGGCCTCCATTCCACCTTTTCGAGCGCATTGATCGACAGCATCAGGCGCGCCCGGTTGAATTTACGCAAGACGGTGCCGGCGGTTCACGAATTCATTGATGCACTGGACCATCAGGGACTCCGCGCGTTTTCAGTGGTCCTGCGTGAGAAGGCCGCACAATTGGACTGA